Proteins from a single region of Halogeometricum borinquense DSM 11551:
- a CDS encoding ABC transporter permease, with the protein MSTRRIARSYVGDALGRAVAVLEPFLSRLPQPIRGVVLPQTERERERRRIVGLCAPFLLLAAVAGLYPLAEMVRISVSEAKYVSEGFSLDAYHQLVTNPYLRASAFNTLWFSLGTTVVSLGVATATAHALEKYDLPFEGTLVTLLSFPVSLPGIVAAFMIIVLLGNTGLLTNAAAWFSGQSAIDLAVATGVVGLFVAYCYSMIPRALLLLRGSYAEVNTRAEEAARSLGASPARTFYHVTLPQVKPGLIGAFILTFRTALAIFGTVLILQAMRVWTYEIDYALSNGFDIQLAAAMATVWFVFVLGFTVFGLRYTSAEVGL; encoded by the coding sequence ATGAGTACGCGACGTATCGCCCGTTCGTACGTTGGCGACGCTCTCGGGAGGGCCGTCGCCGTCCTCGAACCCTTCCTGAGCCGTTTGCCCCAGCCAATTCGGGGGGTCGTCCTCCCGCAAACCGAACGCGAGCGTGAGCGACGCCGGATCGTCGGTCTCTGCGCCCCGTTTCTACTACTGGCGGCCGTTGCGGGTCTGTATCCGCTCGCAGAGATGGTTCGTATCAGCGTTTCGGAGGCGAAGTACGTCTCCGAGGGGTTCTCACTGGACGCGTATCACCAGTTGGTGACGAACCCATATCTCAGAGCGTCGGCGTTCAACACGCTGTGGTTCTCGCTAGGCACGACTGTCGTGAGTCTCGGCGTCGCAACCGCGACGGCACACGCCTTAGAGAAATACGACCTTCCGTTCGAGGGAACTCTCGTGACGCTGCTGTCGTTTCCGGTGAGCCTTCCGGGTATCGTCGCGGCGTTCATGATTATCGTACTCCTCGGGAACACGGGACTGCTTACGAACGCCGCCGCATGGTTCTCCGGTCAAAGTGCTATCGACCTCGCCGTTGCCACGGGAGTCGTTGGTCTATTCGTTGCGTATTGCTATTCGATGATTCCGCGAGCGCTCCTATTGCTTCGCGGGAGTTACGCCGAAGTGAACACGCGCGCCGAGGAGGCGGCCCGGTCGCTCGGCGCGTCGCCCGCTCGGACGTTCTATCACGTCACTCTTCCGCAGGTCAAGCCGGGGCTTATCGGTGCGTTCATCCTGACGTTTAGAACGGCGCTCGCAATCTTCGGGACGGTCCTCATCCTGCAAGCGATGCGAGTGTGGACGTACGAGATCGACTACGCGCTCTCGAACGGGTTCGATATCCAACTGGCGGCGGCGATGGCGACAGTGTGGTTCGTGTTCGTTCTTGGGTTCACGGTCTTCGGCCTCCGGTACACGAGCGCGGAGGTTGGGCTATGA
- a CDS encoding ABC transporter permease, whose protein sequence is MSSRMNRGRSVSALVGRPIVRLVFALTLLFLIFPIVVTFVASFAREWTGVLPSGFVTLAHWEQVLGLAGYQDAANYSLRLGDVLKTAQHDPIGALSASPLFRSVLLALGGVAINLVVGVPIAYAVARYRFRGREWLNALAVLPLAPGIILGVAFLRAYPELSGTDFGLIIGYSLLKAPFMVLAVQSSFEAMPLRQLEESARSLGASWLETFLFVIVPNAKRGIVSGAIICWALAAAEFNFSYVVFSRGARPLALFLKANISNSSFLTTSAAVSVFFLLVAGVTLALQLVGTRGFTTRQ, encoded by the coding sequence ATGAGTTCCCGGATGAACCGTGGTCGGTCCGTCTCGGCGCTCGTCGGACGACCGATAGTGCGGTTAGTGTTCGCGCTGACGCTCCTGTTTCTGATCTTCCCCATCGTCGTCACCTTCGTGGCTTCGTTTGCTCGCGAGTGGACTGGCGTGCTCCCGAGTGGGTTCGTCACACTCGCCCACTGGGAACAAGTACTCGGTCTCGCCGGCTACCAGGACGCCGCGAACTACTCGCTCCGCTTGGGCGATGTTTTGAAGACGGCGCAGCACGACCCGATTGGAGCGCTGAGTGCGAGTCCTTTGTTCCGAAGCGTCCTTTTGGCGCTGGGTGGCGTTGCGATCAACCTCGTCGTCGGCGTCCCGATAGCGTACGCCGTCGCACGGTATCGGTTCCGTGGCCGAGAGTGGCTCAACGCACTCGCGGTTCTCCCTCTCGCGCCGGGGATTATCCTCGGCGTGGCGTTCCTGCGCGCCTATCCGGAACTTTCGGGGACGGACTTCGGTCTCATCATCGGCTACTCGCTGTTGAAAGCACCGTTCATGGTGTTAGCTGTTCAGTCGAGTTTTGAGGCGATGCCACTGCGCCAACTCGAAGAGAGTGCCCGGTCGCTCGGCGCGTCGTGGTTAGAAACGTTCTTGTTCGTCATCGTGCCGAACGCAAAGCGCGGAATCGTTTCTGGCGCGATTATCTGCTGGGCGCTCGCCGCCGCCGAGTTCAACTTCTCGTACGTCGTGTTCTCGCGCGGTGCGAGACCGCTCGCGTTGTTCCTGAAGGCGAATATCTCGAATAGTTCCTTCCTGACCACTTCTGCCGCGGTGTCGGTATTTTTCCTTCTCGTCGCAGGCGTGACGCTCGCACTCCAGCTAGTGGGAACCCGCGGATTCACTACAAGGCAATAA
- a CDS encoding ABC transporter ATP-binding protein, whose product MSTITIDDLTKRFGETTAIDGVSLSIDDGEILGIVGPSGCGKTTTLRTIGGFETPTSGRILFDDDDVTRVPPERRNVGLVFQSYALFDNMTVRENVQFGPKMQGVPRQERRDRADRLLSMLGIGDLSDRDPSTLSGGQQQRVGLARALAVEPRILLLDEPMTGLDAQLKRRLRDEIGSLLTELDVTALYVTHDQVEAMEMCDRIAVMNDGHVEQLGSPREVYESPATQFVSEFISLDYPEFAFVEETG is encoded by the coding sequence ATGTCTACGATCACCATCGACGACCTGACGAAACGCTTCGGGGAGACGACGGCTATCGACGGTGTCTCTCTCAGCATCGACGACGGCGAGATTCTCGGTATCGTCGGTCCCTCCGGCTGTGGGAAGACGACGACGCTCCGGACGATAGGCGGATTCGAGACGCCAACATCCGGTCGTATCCTGTTCGATGATGACGACGTGACGCGAGTCCCGCCGGAGCGACGAAACGTCGGACTGGTCTTTCAGTCGTACGCCCTCTTTGACAACATGACCGTTCGGGAGAACGTGCAGTTCGGACCGAAGATGCAGGGCGTCCCGCGGCAGGAACGACGCGATAGGGCGGACCGCCTGCTCTCGATGCTCGGCATCGGTGATCTCTCCGACCGCGACCCCAGTACCCTCTCCGGCGGACAACAACAGCGGGTGGGGCTGGCCCGAGCGCTGGCGGTCGAACCGCGTATTCTCCTCCTCGATGAACCGATGACCGGTCTCGATGCGCAACTGAAGCGCCGACTCCGAGACGAGATCGGGAGTCTGCTGACGGAACTTGACGTGACCGCCCTCTACGTCACCCACGATCAAGTTGAAGCGATGGAGATGTGCGACCGAATCGCCGTGATGAATGACGGCCACGTCGAACAACTCGGGTCGCCGCGGGAGGTCTATGAGTCACCCGCGACACAGTTCGTCTCCGAGTTCATCTCGCTCGACTATCCGGAGTTCGCGTTCGTAGAGGAGACGGGGTAA
- a CDS encoding outer membrane protein assembly factor BamB family protein, with protein MDRRAFLTTFCAGTAALSGCLSTFSSGRADTPLPEVPEGSWTQHGADAANTFASDVSAPSRGNLVWTSEAFTQWEPVIADGTVYTTNFAPSKEGSAIALDAQDGSEQWRTTLGGKDSNGRVLVGGRFIVAHDSRLVALDPQNGDIVWQRSLAGLEPSGLGSSAELLAADERSGTVIVPYSDGLKAFQAEDGQRRWETGEITGQLNTPAIYDGTVYTIGRVDGVDSLVALALDDGTIRWTTALEDPSDGDPVATDQGVLVVDGNTLVVHDRETGDRRSEIELVSDELGSLTTIAADGGTAFVATYERGLFAVDIETGTTQWQYDDSAHDDSAFGVCVGIETVISIVDKPESVSSTYGKTVTAFDRETGDVRWNYALDGYHALTIRPILADGAVFFATDSIGALAVLGDVPAE; from the coding sequence ATGGACCGACGAGCGTTTTTAACGACATTTTGCGCCGGGACAGCAGCACTTTCGGGATGCCTGTCGACCTTTTCGTCAGGCAGGGCGGACACGCCATTGCCGGAGGTCCCCGAGGGGTCCTGGACACAGCACGGGGCCGACGCAGCCAACACATTCGCGTCGGACGTCTCCGCACCGTCGCGAGGAAACCTGGTGTGGACCTCGGAGGCGTTCACACAGTGGGAGCCCGTGATCGCCGATGGTACCGTCTATACCACGAATTTCGCTCCCAGCAAGGAAGGAAGTGCCATCGCCCTCGACGCACAGGACGGCAGCGAACAGTGGCGAACAACGCTCGGAGGGAAGGATAGTAACGGACGGGTCCTCGTTGGCGGACGCTTCATCGTGGCACATGATTCAAGGCTCGTCGCCCTTGACCCACAGAACGGTGATATCGTTTGGCAGCGTTCGCTTGCGGGGTTGGAACCGAGTGGGTTGGGATCCTCCGCTGAACTGCTCGCTGCGGACGAACGATCGGGAACGGTGATAGTCCCGTATAGCGACGGTCTCAAGGCTTTCCAAGCGGAAGACGGGCAACGGCGCTGGGAAACAGGCGAAATAACAGGACAATTGAACACGCCCGCAATCTACGACGGAACTGTCTACACTATCGGGCGGGTCGACGGTGTGGACAGCCTCGTAGCACTGGCTCTCGACGACGGAACGATCCGCTGGACGACAGCACTCGAAGATCCGTCGGACGGGGATCCGGTGGCGACTGATCAGGGCGTTCTCGTCGTGGACGGGAACACGCTCGTCGTCCACGACCGGGAGACAGGAGACCGACGCAGTGAGATCGAGTTGGTCAGCGATGAGCTGGGAAGCCTGACGACGATCGCCGCGGACGGGGGTACCGCGTTCGTGGCGACCTACGAGAGGGGCCTTTTCGCGGTCGACATTGAGACTGGAACGACGCAGTGGCAGTACGACGATTCGGCGCACGATGATTCGGCATTTGGCGTATGCGTCGGGATCGAGACGGTAATCTCCATAGTCGACAAACCCGAGTCCGTTTCCTCCACATACGGCAAGACGGTAACCGCGTTCGACCGCGAGACAGGAGACGTGCGTTGGAACTATGCGTTAGATGGATACCACGCGCTGACAATCCGACCGATACTCGCCGATGGGGCCGTGTTCTTCGCGACCGATAGTATCGGCGCCCTGGCCGTACTCGGGGACGTTCCTGCAGAGTAA
- a CDS encoding ABC transporter permease produces MFNNWYPIAKHEFSEVVKSRLVWLLTVPIVLDGLLNVLTSQTAIQHLGNLRYIASFQRGMGLVIPIACIILGARAVGGARGKGFLTNTALQPVSRGDVLVGKAAGRTSGLLVPLSTGLALGYIHGAMNGDIPPLLPTIGFWLANIVYLGSLMFAMIGLSAFFKEALAPAGFAFILGGGTFLFYDELLPIPLKAIYGVTKASPSTSGVSMTWEQPDAPLGLVAFLSRLPPTNAHQALTNWPLGLPNSDSLSIFVIRQLEPDFIAPSVVILGDAYGGQPVPFYLHPLVSGVVLLVFSTAVFALGYYTFNNTDFNQ; encoded by the coding sequence ATGTTCAACAACTGGTATCCAATAGCAAAGCATGAATTTAGCGAGGTCGTCAAAAGCCGTCTTGTGTGGCTTCTCACTGTTCCGATTGTCCTTGACGGGTTGCTGAATGTACTCACAAGTCAAACTGCAATACAACACCTTGGGAACCTCCGATACATTGCCTCGTTTCAACGGGGTATGGGACTCGTAATCCCCATTGCCTGCATTATTTTAGGAGCGCGGGCCGTGGGCGGAGCCCGCGGAAAGGGATTCCTAACAAATACGGCACTGCAACCCGTCTCACGAGGAGATGTTCTTGTTGGGAAAGCCGCGGGCCGGACCAGTGGACTGCTCGTTCCGCTCTCGACAGGGCTTGCTCTCGGATACATACATGGTGCGATGAATGGGGACATACCTCCGTTGCTTCCCACAATTGGATTCTGGCTCGCAAATATCGTCTATTTAGGTTCCCTCATGTTCGCGATGATCGGGCTATCTGCCTTCTTCAAGGAAGCACTTGCGCCTGCTGGCTTTGCTTTCATACTTGGTGGCGGAACGTTCCTCTTCTACGATGAACTACTCCCCATCCCACTCAAAGCAATTTACGGTGTCACAAAAGCTAGCCCTAGCACCAGTGGGGTTAGCATGACTTGGGAACAGCCAGATGCTCCACTAGGGCTCGTAGCATTTTTGAGCCGTCTCCCACCCACAAATGCGCATCAGGCCCTCACAAATTGGCCGCTTGGGCTTCCAAACTCTGATTCATTATCGATATTCGTCATTAGACAACTTGAACCAGATTTTATCGCTCCAAGCGTGGTGATACTTGGGGATGCCTACGGTGGGCAACCGGTCCCATTCTACCTTCATCCACTCGTGAGCGGGGTCGTCTTACTCGTATTTTCAACTGCTGTCTTCGCGCTCGGCTACTACACATTCAATAACACTGATTTCAACCAATAA
- a CDS encoding ABC transporter ATP-binding protein, whose translation MTNAITTTDLAKDYGNIRAVDAINLAIERGTVFGFLGPNGSGKSTTIGMLLGLIHPTGGTAALAGHDPQEDPVSVRSNVGVLPEGFTPYPSLTGREHLTYIAELRGEEIDPEAALSEVGLKDAQDRAATAYSKGMTQRLGLAMALIGRPPILVLDEPFTGLDPDGAQLVRDIVMRERERGTTILFSSHILGQVGMLCDEIGILSQGRLVTEGSLTELQSQGDLLTHTQLEIATHSDSAVEVLTDAESVQEVTKKDKTVVVEHDSNTSHLALVRQLEANGITAVNATVQAPTVEDIYREFT comes from the coding sequence ATGACTAACGCTATCACGACCACGGATCTTGCAAAGGATTATGGAAATATTCGTGCCGTTGATGCGATAAATCTCGCAATTGAGCGCGGAACTGTCTTTGGATTTCTTGGACCGAACGGTTCCGGGAAATCCACCACAATTGGAATGCTACTAGGACTCATACATCCAACGGGGGGAACAGCAGCACTTGCAGGTCACGACCCTCAAGAGGATCCCGTGTCAGTCCGCTCAAACGTCGGCGTTCTTCCTGAGGGCTTTACACCCTATCCATCACTGACTGGCCGTGAGCACCTTACCTACATCGCGGAACTCCGGGGAGAAGAGATTGACCCCGAAGCGGCGCTTTCAGAGGTCGGCTTGAAGGACGCACAGGACCGTGCTGCGACAGCGTATTCAAAAGGGATGACGCAACGTCTCGGGCTAGCGATGGCGCTCATCGGCCGTCCACCCATCCTTGTTTTGGACGAACCATTCACTGGATTGGATCCAGATGGGGCACAACTGGTTCGAGATATCGTAATGCGAGAGCGTGAGCGAGGGACGACGATTCTCTTCTCGAGTCACATTCTTGGGCAAGTTGGGATGCTCTGCGATGAAATTGGGATTCTCTCACAGGGAAGACTTGTCACGGAAGGATCATTGACTGAACTGCAGTCACAGGGGGACTTACTGACTCACACCCAACTCGAAATCGCAACCCACTCCGACAGCGCGGTAGAGGTCTTAACAGACGCAGAATCAGTCCAAGAAGTAACAAAGAAGGACAAAACGGTTGTGGTAGAACACGACTCGAACACGTCCCACTTAGCCCTTGTCCGCCAACTCGAGGCAAACGGAATCACAGCCGTTAACGCAACAGTCCAAGCTCCAACTGTTGAAGATATTTACCGTGAGTTTACATAA
- a CDS encoding transcriptional regulator FilR1 domain-containing protein translates to MQVILSRHRLLEQVDNGVKDKRDLYDQLTVSRSTIDRAIRELEAENILLRRGSRCEFTRFGKLAYRQFDSISQTYKTLSNSSKLLSVLPEKSELGMSLLHGSEVTLANQRAPATPFKDISSVPDGEPIQAMLPVLFPQQLQFLCQRVEKGNSIELLIHSDIIKIMEEKYESEYEKMDNHSVEINISPRLPQFGLIIVGSQKFWLSVHRENGGLHGLIENSKTGAVKKARQLFNQHQAGSKVHKLVKKSE, encoded by the coding sequence TTGCAAGTAATTCTCTCCCGGCACCGACTTTTAGAACAGGTTGATAATGGTGTCAAAGATAAGAGGGATCTCTACGATCAATTAACCGTCTCTCGATCGACGATAGACCGTGCAATCAGAGAGCTTGAAGCAGAAAATATTCTGCTTCGTCGTGGTAGTCGCTGTGAGTTCACGCGGTTTGGAAAACTTGCTTACAGACAATTTGACAGTATCTCTCAAACATATAAAACGCTCTCTAATTCGAGTAAATTACTTTCTGTCCTTCCAGAGAAATCAGAACTTGGAATGAGTTTACTTCATGGTTCTGAAGTAACGTTGGCAAATCAACGTGCACCAGCAACTCCGTTTAAGGATATTTCATCGGTACCAGATGGTGAGCCAATTCAGGCTATGCTGCCTGTCTTATTTCCACAACAGCTCCAGTTCCTATGTCAAAGAGTAGAAAAAGGTAATTCAATTGAACTTCTTATTCACAGTGATATTATAAAAATAATGGAAGAAAAATATGAGTCAGAGTATGAGAAGATGGACAATCACTCTGTGGAGATCAATATATCACCAAGGTTACCGCAATTTGGACTGATTATCGTTGGTTCACAAAAATTTTGGTTGAGTGTTCATCGTGAAAATGGAGGACTCCATGGACTCATCGAGAACTCAAAAACAGGTGCAGTAAAGAAGGCACGGCAACTCTTCAACCAGCATCAAGCGGGGAGCAAAGTACATAAACTAGTCAAAAAGAGTGAATGA